From Desulfolucanica intricata, the proteins below share one genomic window:
- a CDS encoding SIR2 family NAD-dependent protein deacylase: protein MTYKEKINELAQLIRSSLRVFALTGAGISTESGIPDFRSSGTGLWEKYDPIETASVSALKRNPAAFYDLNLQWWRDILEARPNNAHLALAELEKSGHLVGVITQNIDGLHQKAGSTKVWEIHGHLRTVHCMKCKKSYPIENLTEQYNNGINPPVCKCKGILRPDVVLFEDKMGKDFFTSVQILTGCDLLIVVGSSLEVYPAAALPERVKRVVIINRDPTPWDNRAALVLNDSAGKVLHDLVRALNN, encoded by the coding sequence ATGACGTATAAAGAGAAAATTAATGAATTAGCTCAATTGATTCGATCTTCTTTAAGGGTATTTGCTCTGACCGGAGCAGGAATAAGTACTGAAAGCGGGATACCTGATTTTCGCAGCTCCGGCACCGGCTTGTGGGAAAAATATGATCCTATTGAGACAGCCAGTGTAAGTGCTTTAAAGAGAAACCCGGCAGCTTTTTATGATTTAAATTTACAGTGGTGGCGGGATATTCTGGAGGCCAGGCCGAATAATGCCCACCTGGCACTGGCAGAACTGGAGAAGAGTGGACATTTGGTGGGGGTGATTACACAGAATATAGACGGCCTGCATCAAAAGGCAGGCTCCACCAAAGTTTGGGAAATTCACGGGCACTTACGCACTGTGCATTGTATGAAATGCAAAAAAAGTTACCCGATAGAGAATTTGACAGAGCAATACAATAACGGGATAAATCCGCCTGTATGTAAATGTAAGGGAATATTGCGTCCGGATGTAGTGCTGTTTGAAGATAAAATGGGTAAGGACTTTTTTACTTCTGTACAGATTCTTACGGGTTGTGACCTGCTAATAGTGGTAGGCAGCAGCTTGGAAGTTTACCCGGCGGCAGCTTTACCGGAAAGGGTAAAGCGGGTAGTAATTATTAACCGGGACCCGACTCCCTGGGATAACCGGGCTGCTCTTGTCCTAAATGATTCGGCAGGAAAGGTTTTACACGATTTGGTTCGGGCACTTAATAATTAA
- a CDS encoding PaaI family thioesterase, whose product MSTVKIKDGLDSHLCEAIINFHNRNPFAQLLGIKLDILGKGFSRFTFQGTKEHTNPFSTIHGGVTAALGDVAMATALRTKGIQVVTAELTINYISPGTTDGELDVIAKAVNVGKTVCLAEFCVHHLDKNHLVATGRGIFVNRGPME is encoded by the coding sequence GTGAGTACAGTGAAAATAAAAGATGGCTTGGACAGCCATCTTTGTGAAGCCATAATAAATTTTCATAACCGGAATCCCTTTGCCCAGCTATTGGGAATCAAGCTGGATATACTCGGTAAAGGCTTTAGCCGGTTTACCTTCCAAGGAACAAAAGAGCATACTAATCCTTTCTCCACCATTCACGGCGGTGTAACGGCTGCTCTGGGGGATGTGGCCATGGCTACGGCTCTTAGAACTAAAGGTATTCAAGTCGTAACAGCAGAATTAACGATTAACTATATCTCCCCAGGCACTACAGACGGTGAACTTGATGTTATTGCCAAAGCTGTTAACGTCGGGAAAACCGTTTGCCTGGCTGAATTTTGCGTCCATCATCTAGACAAAAACCACTTGGTAGCAACAGGCCGGGGAATTTTTGTTAACCGCGGGCCGATGGAATAG
- a CDS encoding adenine deaminase C-terminal domain-containing protein, protein MRLRSISSPTYQKLIKTAQGKRFANIFIKNGTVINVYTGELIKAHVAVVDKYIAYVGESEKALGAETKVIDAKGKLLCPGYIEPHGHPFLMYNPVSLTEKILPLGTTMMVADNLFFFRELGPEGFESLIEDLKDLPLKIFWSTRLDPQTFSEASDVLFSSDNLSRLVYNPEVLQVGEITDWSSLLKGKQGMLEGALTAIKTGKKLEGHAPGASVETLNSLAAAGITACHESINGDEVLRRLRLGMYATLRHSSLRPDLTQLIKDIIKAGVPLHRAMLTTDGPSVTYLAQGFNDYVIKTAIEAGLNPVTAYQMATINAAVYYGLDDLVGGIAPGRLADILLLETLDNPTPVLVIADGEIVTGKNFDRRFDGRKYGLGTISKRSVSPDLFLIPAAGKPFPVMHLVNPVITRRRDRIIPERHGLLDISELTGIQYAALLDREGKWVCNGLLSGFVDDLSGLACSSTISGEILAVGKNPEDMARAVNRLYELGGGIVIFEDSKSVFELPLLLNGMISTEPVNRLIQEGVRLEEILSKKGHTYYDPIYTLLFISSTHLPELRLSPEGLLEVKGKSILLPPRKLS, encoded by the coding sequence TTGAGATTAAGGTCCATTTCTTCTCCTACATATCAAAAACTTATTAAGACAGCACAGGGTAAACGATTTGCCAATATATTTATTAAGAACGGTACGGTTATAAATGTATATACCGGAGAATTAATTAAGGCTCATGTTGCTGTGGTCGATAAATATATTGCTTATGTAGGTGAATCTGAAAAAGCTTTGGGGGCGGAAACAAAGGTTATAGATGCAAAAGGAAAACTGCTATGCCCCGGCTATATAGAACCTCATGGACATCCTTTTTTAATGTATAACCCGGTCAGTTTGACCGAGAAGATTTTGCCCCTGGGAACAACCATGATGGTTGCTGATAATCTCTTTTTCTTTCGGGAATTGGGGCCGGAAGGGTTTGAGTCGTTAATTGAAGACTTAAAAGACCTGCCTTTAAAAATTTTTTGGAGTACCCGTCTTGATCCACAAACTTTTTCAGAGGCAAGTGATGTTTTATTTTCTTCCGATAATCTAAGTCGTCTGGTATATAATCCTGAGGTATTACAGGTGGGGGAAATTACGGATTGGTCTTCTTTGTTGAAAGGTAAGCAGGGTATGTTGGAGGGGGCTTTAACTGCCATAAAAACAGGTAAGAAACTGGAGGGACATGCCCCCGGGGCTTCGGTGGAGACCTTAAATTCCCTGGCTGCAGCGGGAATTACTGCCTGCCATGAAAGTATTAACGGGGATGAGGTTTTACGGCGCCTGCGTTTGGGTATGTATGCTACCCTGCGTCACAGCTCTTTAAGGCCGGATTTAACGCAGCTGATTAAGGATATTATTAAGGCCGGAGTACCTTTGCACCGGGCCATGCTTACTACAGACGGGCCCTCGGTAACGTATTTGGCACAAGGTTTTAACGACTATGTTATAAAAACTGCCATAGAGGCAGGCTTAAATCCGGTGACCGCTTATCAGATGGCGACCATAAATGCGGCTGTCTATTACGGGTTGGATGACCTGGTGGGAGGTATCGCTCCGGGACGGCTGGCGGATATCCTCTTACTGGAAACGCTGGATAACCCTACGCCGGTACTTGTAATTGCTGACGGTGAAATAGTTACCGGTAAAAATTTTGACCGGAGGTTTGATGGTAGAAAATATGGCTTGGGAACAATAAGTAAAAGAAGTGTCTCTCCGGATTTATTTTTAATTCCGGCTGCCGGTAAACCCTTCCCGGTTATGCATTTAGTTAATCCGGTCATAACCAGACGTAGAGACAGGATAATTCCTGAGCGTCACGGTTTGCTGGATATCAGTGAGTTGACTGGAATACAGTATGCTGCTCTCCTCGATCGAGAGGGTAAATGGGTATGCAATGGCCTATTGAGCGGCTTTGTCGATGACTTAAGCGGCCTGGCCTGTTCCAGTACAATTTCGGGTGAGATTCTGGCCGTCGGTAAGAATCCCGAGGACATGGCCCGCGCTGTGAATCGCCTGTATGAACTGGGCGGTGGCATAGTAATATTTGAAGATTCGAAGTCTGTTTTTGAGCTGCCTTTACTGTTAAACGGTATGATAAGTACTGAACCTGTAAACAGGCTGATTCAGGAGGGCGTTCGATTAGAAGAAATTTTAAGTAAAAAAGGCCATACATATTATGACCCAATATATACGCTGCTGTTTATATCAAGCACTCATTTACCCGAACTAAGGCTTTCGCCTGAAGGCCTGCTTGAAGTTAAGGGGAAAAGTATTTTGCTACCGCCCAGAAAGTTAAGCTAA